The proteins below are encoded in one region of Aequorivita iocasae:
- the mdh gene encoding malate dehydrogenase codes for MKVTVVGAGAVGASCAEYIAIKNFASEVVLLDIKEGFAEGKAMDLMQTASLNGFDTKITGVTNDYSKTADSDICVITSGIPRKPGMTREELIGINAGIVKDVSSNLVKHSPNTIIIVVSNPMDTMAYLVHKTAGLPKNRVIGMGGALDSARFKYRLAEALGAPISDVDGMVIGGHSDTGMVPLTRLATRNSVPVTKFISEERLNQVMEDTKVGGATLTKLLGTSAWYAPGAAVSALVQAIACDQKKMFPCSVMLDGEYGMKDICIGAPVILGRNGIEKIVELELNDAEKAHMKESAEGVRKTNDLLEV; via the coding sequence ATGAAAGTAACAGTTGTAGGGGCAGGTGCTGTGGGCGCAAGTTGCGCAGAGTACATTGCCATCAAGAATTTTGCAAGCGAAGTAGTTTTGTTGGACATCAAAGAAGGATTTGCCGAAGGAAAGGCGATGGATTTGATGCAAACTGCTTCTCTAAACGGTTTTGACACCAAGATTACAGGCGTAACAAACGATTATTCAAAAACAGCAGATAGCGACATTTGTGTAATTACAAGTGGAATTCCGCGTAAGCCTGGCATGACCCGTGAAGAATTGATAGGGATAAATGCAGGAATTGTAAAAGACGTTTCTTCAAATCTCGTAAAGCATTCTCCAAATACCATTATCATAGTAGTAAGTAATCCAATGGATACTATGGCCTATTTGGTTCATAAAACCGCAGGTCTTCCCAAAAATCGTGTCATCGGAATGGGCGGAGCTTTGGACAGCGCACGTTTCAAATACCGTTTGGCAGAAGCATTGGGCGCGCCAATCAGTGATGTGGACGGAATGGTAATCGGTGGCCATAGCGATACCGGCATGGTTCCTTTAACTCGTTTGGCTACTAGAAACAGCGTTCCTGTAACAAAATTTATTTCTGAAGAAAGATTGAATCAAGTGATGGAAGACACCAAAGTGGGTGGTGCAACGCTTACAAAACTTTTGGGAACTTCCGCTTGGTACGCACCGGGAGCGGCAGTTTCTGCTTTGGTACAGGCGATCGCCTGCGATCAAAAGAAAATGTTTCCTTGCTCCGTAATGCTTGATGGCGAATACGGAATGAAGGATATCTGCATAGGTGCTCCAGTTATTTTAGGCCGAAATGGTATCGAAAAAATTGTA
- the gyrB gene encoding DNA topoisomerase (ATP-hydrolyzing) subunit B: MSEEQKKGSYGADQIQALEGMEHVRMRPSMYIGDVGVRGLHHLVYEVVDNSIDEAMGGYCDTIEIWINEDNSITVKDNGRGIPVDLHKKEGVSALQVVMTKIGAGGKFDKDSYKVSGGLHGVGVSVVNALSEHLTATVHRDGKIWQQEYERGKALYPVKSIGDTDYRGTIVTFKPDPQIFQQSLEYNYDTLASRMRELSFLNKGITIYFTDKREKDENGEFATEKFHSEEGLKEFIRFLDGNREPIIAEVISMEGEKNDIPVEVAMVYNTSFNENLHSYVNNINTHEGGTHLSGFRAGLTRTLKKYADASGMLDKLKFEIAGDDFREGLTAIISVKVAEPQFEGQTKTKLGNREVTAAVSQAVSEMLENYLEEHPNDAKTIVQKVILAAQARHAARKAREMVQRKTVMSGGGLPGKLSDCSEQDPEKCEVFLVEGDSAGGTAKQGRDRNFQAILPLRGKILNVEKAMHHKVFENEEIRNIYTALGVTIGTEEDSKALNLEKLRYHKVVIMCDADVDGSHIATLILTFFFRYMRELVEAGCVYIATPPLYLVKKGAKKEYAWSDKERDRLNEEFGGSASIQRYKGLGEMNAEQLWDTTMNPEFRTLRQVTIDNGTEADRIFSMLMGDEVPPRREFIEKNAVYANIDA, translated from the coding sequence ATGAGCGAAGAACAGAAAAAAGGCAGCTACGGCGCCGACCAAATTCAAGCGTTAGAGGGAATGGAGCATGTGCGCATGCGGCCCTCTATGTACATTGGTGATGTTGGGGTACGAGGTTTGCACCACTTGGTTTATGAAGTAGTAGATAACTCTATTGACGAGGCCATGGGCGGCTATTGCGACACTATTGAAATCTGGATCAACGAGGATAATTCAATAACTGTAAAAGACAATGGGCGTGGAATTCCGGTGGATCTTCACAAAAAAGAAGGCGTATCTGCACTGCAGGTGGTAATGACCAAAATTGGCGCCGGGGGTAAATTTGACAAAGATTCTTATAAAGTTTCTGGAGGTCTCCACGGAGTTGGTGTTTCGGTAGTAAACGCACTTTCCGAGCATTTAACGGCCACTGTTCATCGCGATGGCAAAATCTGGCAGCAGGAATACGAGCGCGGAAAGGCGCTTTATCCCGTAAAGTCTATTGGAGATACCGATTATCGAGGAACTATTGTAACTTTTAAGCCAGATCCGCAAATATTCCAGCAGTCGTTAGAGTATAATTATGACACTTTAGCCAGCAGGATGCGCGAATTGTCTTTTTTGAATAAAGGAATTACCATTTATTTTACAGATAAAAGGGAAAAAGATGAAAATGGTGAATTTGCTACTGAAAAATTCCACAGCGAGGAAGGTTTAAAGGAATTTATCCGCTTTTTGGATGGAAACCGTGAGCCTATTATTGCCGAGGTGATTTCCATGGAGGGCGAAAAGAACGACATTCCGGTTGAGGTTGCAATGGTTTACAATACTTCCTTTAATGAAAATTTACATTCCTATGTAAATAACATTAACACTCACGAAGGGGGAACACATCTTTCAGGTTTCCGTGCGGGATTGACGCGTACTTTGAAAAAATATGCCGATGCCTCCGGAATGCTGGATAAACTAAAATTCGAAATTGCCGGTGACGATTTCCGTGAAGGATTGACCGCTATTATTTCAGTGAAAGTAGCAGAGCCTCAATTTGAAGGGCAGACCAAGACCAAACTTGGTAACCGCGAAGTTACCGCAGCAGTGAGCCAAGCGGTTTCTGAAATGCTTGAAAATTATTTGGAAGAACATCCAAATGATGCAAAAACGATAGTTCAAAAAGTTATTCTTGCCGCACAGGCACGTCACGCAGCAAGAAAAGCACGTGAAATGGTACAGCGCAAAACCGTGATGAGTGGCGGTGGCTTGCCAGGGAAACTATCAGATTGCTCTGAACAGGATCCGGAAAAATGTGAAGTATTTCTTGTGGAGGGAGATTCTGCGGGTGGTACTGCAAAACAGGGGCGCGACCGTAATTTTCAGGCTATTCTTCCGCTGCGCGGGAAAATTCTGAACGTGGAAAAAGCCATGCACCACAAGGTTTTTGAAAACGAGGAAATTCGAAATATATATACAGCGCTTGGAGTAACCATCGGTACCGAAGAGGACAGCAAGGCGCTAAATTTAGAAAAACTACGCTATCACAAAGTGGTAATTATGTGTGATGCGGATGTGGATGGTAGCCACATTGCAACCCTAATTTTGACCTTCTTTTTCCGCTACATGCGCGAGTTGGTTGAGGCTGGTTGTGTTTACATTGCCACGCCACCGCTTTATTTGGTTAAAAAAGGAGCCAAGAAAGAATATGCGTGGAGTGATAAAGAACGTGACCGATTGAATGAAGAGTTTGGAGGAAGCGCGTCAATTCAGCGATACAAAGGTTTGGGTGAAATGAACGCCGAACAACTTTGGGATACTACAATGAACCCTGAATTTAGAACACTTCGTCAAGTTACTATCGATAATGGCACCGAAGCAGATAGAATTTTTTCTATGCTTATGGGCGATGAGGTTCCACCGCGTCGTGAGTTTATTGAGAAGAATGCCGTTTATGCAAATATTGATGCGTAG
- a CDS encoding DUF2911 domain-containing protein: protein MNKIFLVALFLISSLTTERVQAQSFPQMDASPMDLVMARPDKNSPPFARVIYSRPQKKGRDIFGDLVPYGEVWRTGANEATELTIYTPLKFGKTILNPGTYTLYTIPNEDNWTVIINSDTNVWGAYSYKKEKDIARMVVPVKDAAAPIESLSMIFRPESNGTTLLIGWDNEYVEIPFKKA, encoded by the coding sequence ATGAACAAAATATTTCTCGTTGCCCTTTTTCTCATTTCTTCATTAACCACTGAACGTGTGCAAGCACAGAGTTTTCCACAAATGGATGCCTCGCCAATGGATTTGGTAATGGCACGACCAGATAAAAACAGCCCACCTTTCGCAAGGGTTATTTACAGTCGCCCTCAAAAGAAAGGGCGAGACATTTTTGGCGATTTGGTACCATACGGCGAAGTGTGGAGAACTGGCGCCAATGAGGCAACCGAACTCACAATTTACACACCTTTAAAATTTGGAAAAACAATTTTAAACCCGGGGACTTATACCCTGTACACCATTCCAAACGAAGATAACTGGACGGTCATTATCAATAGCGATACCAATGTTTGGGGCGCTTATAGCTATAAAAAAGAAAAAGATATAGCTAGAATGGTGGTTCCCGTTAAAGACGCAGCTGCACCTATAGAATCACTTTCAATGATTTTTAGACCAGAAAGCAATGGAACTACGCTTTTAATAGGCTGGGACAACGAGTATGTTGAAATACCCTTTAAAAAAGCCTAA
- a CDS encoding 7-carboxy-7-deazaguanine synthase QueE, producing MKKEMQQLVDKGVMLPLMEEFYTIQGEGFHKGTAAYFIRVGGCDVGCHWCDVKESWNAELHPPTAIEAIVGNAAKYSKTIVITGGEPLTWDMGPLTEMLKAKGMQTHIETSGAYKLTGIWDWICLSPKKMKLPTEEVYKVANELKVIVFNNDDFRFAEEQAAKVGPDCILYLQPEWSKREKMSPLIVDYVMQNPKWKVSLQTHKYLNIP from the coding sequence ATGAAAAAAGAAATGCAGCAATTAGTGGATAAAGGAGTAATGCTTCCCTTGATGGAAGAGTTTTATACTATACAAGGTGAGGGATTCCATAAAGGTACAGCTGCCTATTTTATTCGGGTGGGTGGCTGTGATGTAGGTTGCCATTGGTGCGATGTAAAGGAAAGTTGGAATGCGGAACTGCACCCCCCAACTGCTATTGAAGCAATTGTTGGAAACGCTGCAAAATATTCAAAAACAATTGTTATTACCGGAGGCGAACCGCTTACTTGGGATATGGGCCCCTTGACTGAAATGTTGAAAGCAAAGGGAATGCAGACCCATATTGAAACTTCTGGTGCTTATAAACTGACGGGAATTTGGGATTGGATTTGCCTTTCGCCAAAAAAAATGAAACTTCCCACTGAGGAAGTTTATAAGGTTGCAAACGAATTGAAAGTAATTGTTTTCAACAACGATGATTTCCGTTTTGCGGAAGAACAAGCTGCCAAAGTAGGCCCAGATTGTATTCTTTATTTGCAGCCAGAATGGAGCAAACGTGAAAAGATGAGTCCGCTAATTGTGGATTACGTGATGCAAAACCCAAAATGGAAGGTTTCGCTACAAACCCATAAATATTTAAATATCCCTTAA